The genome window gcggcatgacgaaggtcagtgcttgccgaaggtggtcgaaaaaagggttcaccggaggtgggcgccaatgttggggacttgctctcaaatgcttcgacttgagaacaaggcaacacaaaaatattaaatgttaatgcccttcgtccttcgaagcattatttctcttaggatataatgatcttcaaacgaaggtcatgaaggacgtaccttcatcatcacagtatatgttaaataaaagaagaagcatatgacatataagagacaacataaacaatcatataacatcattaattcattcttattatataatcatggaaagaCAGGGACAATATTGAACTACAAAAGTACCTTCAACTTGATAaaaggcaaaaagtacaagcgtgacacaaaagcaagtataaggcagcgtgaacagtacgggggtactgttcatctatttataagcacaagACGCAGTCTATGAGAAATtatattcatgccctttacatttattattgacttatagataaatctatgaggactagataaccttttcccctttaagtcggttcctttttctgcgatTGAGCCGAAGCACCTTTGCACGCAGCTTCGGAGCAACGACAATCTTCATCACGATCATGCTCTtcccatcgtgtatgcttttatcctaagtccgaaggtacctgtccataagccatgcttggaagacattgttaaattacgtttctgaggaccttcggaggacgaaggcccccaacaaaaatCATCCCACACCTATAACCTCCACTAAAACCACCAAATAAATTGCACTCATACTTAACATACCATAAAAACAATGGTTTAAAGCGTTAGATAACCTCTCTCACTTACTCAAATCCaatggacaatattatttggatcatccctTATCTATCTTCCTCCCCTTCCCTCGCGACCGCGCCACCCCTGCCACCTTGCCCCACGTCCTCCCTCCCCAGCACTCGCATCGTCGTCGTTAACCTCTTCCCTCGCGTCGTCGCCGTCATCGACCCTCACCTCTTCGGATCGTAACGTTAGCACAGACTATTTGATGgtaagtattaaatatagtcgaATTACAAAACTAATTATATAGATAAAGATTAATCAACGAGAAAATTTTATTAAGTCTAATTAATACACGATTAGCAAATGTTTACTATATCATCACATGAGTAAATCATATATTAATTAGGTTTAACCGACTCATCTTACAGTTTAGCACTTGTTTATATAGTTAGTTTTATAATTATACTATATTTACCATTTCTAATTATTATTTAAACATCCGAGATTAAAATTTAGCCCATGGAATCCAAACGAACCCTAAATAAACTGAAAACCACCCATCAAACTTTTATTTTAAACCTGAATCGAGCCGTTCCAATTCCAACAGGACGAGGCGCGCTTTCCTGCCCCATTTCCTGTCCCCGCGCGCGCTCCCCGCTCCCCTGGCTTCCTCTTTTCCGCCGCCACGACTTCCGCGCGCGCAGCATCGCCGCCGCCGTTCTCGCGCACAACGGATCAGAGATTTTCCCGGCCGTGCGCCCCTCTCGGTGAGAGGCGTCTCCCTCCTCCTACTCCACCTCCCCGCCCTCTACTGTCTCGGGGGAGAGTCGGTTTCGTTCCGAGATTTCCCTTTTCTCTCTCCGCTCAATTCGTTTGGATTGGTGCGCTGCGCCCAATCCAGTTGGGCGAAGACATCTGTGGTTCGATTGAGTCATTTTCGTCTTCCTCCGAGGATTTCTGGGGGTTCAGTTGAATCCCCATCCGCCACACTAAGCCCGGCCCTACCTGTGTTGCGATGCGCGGCGAGGCTGGCAATGACGGCGGTGGCGGGGATACCCAACTCCTGGACGGCGCCACACCTCGGTTAGGTGAGTGCGCATTGTTTATTGGCTCTGGTTCTGTGAGCGATTGGTGTAAATGTGTTATTTTTTTGTGGATGTGTATTGCGGTCATCAGGTTCTCCTTCGAGTGATGACGACGGAACACAGAGTGAGGCGTATGATTGGGCGCTGTACGACGAAACACAGCCTCTGGATGGTGCTGAGACCCAGTTTGTAGACCAGGTGGAGGAGGAGGGTGTGGCTGGCGATTGGACGGAGACACAGTTGGAGAGTGGCGACGAGGATGGTGGCAGTGGCAATGAGGATGGCGGCGATGACAGTGACCAAGTGAAGACACAACAACAGGTGGAAGATGGGGAACGGGGCAATGATGGTGGTGGTGGGGATGATAATGCTGGCAATTGGACTAAGACCCAGTTGGATGAAGTATGCGAGGTGTATGGAGCGAACAACTTTGTTGGAGACATGGTTGAGGCCCAGTTGGTTGAGGAAtctgaggaggaggatgatgacaAGGATGGATTAACTGATGATGGTGAGCATGATCTTGGTGAGTGGGGGAAGACCCAGTTGGTTGAAGACTCTGATGAAGACATAGGTGACGATGAGTTGAGTGATGGCACTGTTGTCCTAAGTGACAATGAGAGCTTGTCAGAAGATGAGAGGGGCACAAAGTCAGGAACGGATAAAAGGGATGCAAAGTTGGGAATGGAAGGAAGCATCGAGGGGTTAAATGGTGGGATTAAGAAGCATGATGATAACAATAATTCGGTAGATTCTGATGCATCAACAGATGAGGAGGGTGACACAAGTTCAGGTCAGTTACCAGCTACTAATCTGCTACTATTGCTATCTTTTTGTCATGTAGCAATTCATTAGGACCGTTCTATAAAATTTACAATATAAATTGCTTTCAGAATTCCCTGTAGTTTTATCAGTTTTCACTCGAGAGAGGCAACAAATAGGTCATACACCACTTGTTCTGTTTCTTATTTTAAATTCAGAACTTGTCTTTTATAGTTTTGTCCGATAACAGAAATACATTTTCTCAGAAAATCACCATGTGTAGTCTCTTTCTTTTTTTAAAGGTACCGGTGCTTTTGCTGAGAATTTATTACATTTTTGTTTTCCCTGGTAAAGAGGTGATTTAGCTTAACATATTCATCTTGGGGAAAATTTTAGTTATCAATGCTTTGATTCTTAGTCGAAGACAAAGACAAGTAAAGGGGAATGACATTGTCAAATAGTAAAAGTGTTCTGTATCTCTGGTTTGAACATAATGAAGAATTGCACTTGATTTTTCTTTTATATAGACTACCCTTATTTCTAAAAATTGCTTAGTTCATTAGATTTAATTTAATCTAGTTTTTTAGTGAAGCTTAATTTTTTTTTTCGAATGCCAACATATGTGCAACATCTAGGTCACCTTCAGATGAAATTACCTTCTGTTCATGTTGCATCAGTAAGGACATGTGGAATTTCTGAACCTCGGAACTCTCTGTCTGTGAACTGTATGAAGCAATGGAAACAGAAGGCCTGGGTCAACACAATACATCCCCTGCCGAAAATTGTAGATGAATCTACTTCGTGTAGCACCTCCGTTGGTTGGGTTGATAACGACTCCCATGGTTATGTACAGAACCATGATCAAGACGGAGCAAAAAGCAGAGACAAGTGCTCAACAGCTAAAAAACTTTTTGCCGACACAACAGTGGAGGATGGTGAAAACAACAGCAGATGTATTGCTGGATTAAGCTATGTGGGATCACAAGAGCCTGGTGATCTGTCACAAGCAAATGCTTTTGATGTTGTGGACAGATTGATTTCAATCAATGGTGGATTATCATCTCAAGAAACGACCCCAAATAAATTGGAAATAGCAAAGCCATGTGTTTCAAGTAAGAGGGGAACTTTAATGTTGGCTGAGAAGGTCGACCTTGGTAGAAGTTCCAATGGGAAAGCAGAAATATTTAAATTTGTGGATAGCCTTGAGGATGAGGGAGGAGGTGACTTTTTCAGTAAAAACAAAGACATCTTGTTGCTGAAACCAATTGGTAGAGGAAAACCAAGGAGTCATTTTACAGGAGCAAAGAAATCTTCCCCAAAACTTTCACGGGGAGAAAATAAAACAGGGGAAGCGTTGAACAAAAGAAATTCCAAACTACCTGGGAGGTTGGAAACTATTCCTTTAACATATTCAAGACTATTCAAAAGTGATGTAGAGAGTAAGCGGCCTTCTGAAAACAGGACTAAGAAAAACCTTTTGAAGGTCTTAGATGATCTATCAAATGACAAATCATTGGAAGAACAGGAAAAGGCTGATGTAGTTTTGAATGATGTTGGTCCAGATACTCAAATGGCTGTTGAAGCAATGGATGCCCTGGTACAATGTTCACCTGCTAAAAGTTTATCTTCTGAACATCAATCTGTGCTCAATAGAGATATGATAGCTGAGAAGTCTAGAATAGCTAAAAGTCATTCGAAGAATGGTTCTCCTCAGAGAGCTAGCAACATACAGGAAGGTGTCACAACACGTTCTAAAAAAGGAAAAGTAACTGACTTCAGTGCCAAACCTCAGAAAGAAAGACTAAGAGGATCTAAGATGCAACAAAGTTCTGAGTCTATAGTAAAAGTGAAACATAAGCAAACAAAGTCTGTGCCAGAGAAGAGCAAAGTTTCAAAGAAATTTATCAGTGAAAATAAGTACCATGAGACACCTGTTGCTCACCGAACTAGGCATTGTGGTAGGAATGATCCTTCTGCATTTATCGAGTTATctaataaacacttgaggagaggTAAGAAAATGACAGGTGACAACTCCACTATTGGGCAAGTGCAAAATAACCACATTGCAACCGAATCTGGTTTGAGTTATTTTGAAAAAGAAAGCACAGAGCAGACTTGTACAAATAATGATCAAGATCTTCAGCAACCTAGGTATGGAAGCACACAACGGACAAGTGTAAATAATGTTCGAAACCTTGAAGCACGCAGAGTTGAATCAACAACTGTTGTTACATGCAGAGATTCCCCATCACATCCCAAACGGCAAAGAACACCTACAAAAATGATACAGTCAACTGCTCCAGCTGCTGCAAGTCATGAAATACCATCAGAATTGGCAAGACCATGCAAGAAAAGGCGGATTTTCATAAGAAGTGTTTCTGACCTGCTAAAGTATGCAAAGAGAGAACCTTCCCATGGGAAATCAGCTTCTATGCTATCCAGCATCATAGAAAAGTCATTAGCTGCTTATCCTGTACTTAATTCTTCTATAAGAGATGACAGGAAAACTTCTGATGTCATTAGCTCTGCACAGAGACTGAAGGAATCCTCCCATATTGAGAATACAAGCAAATCACCAAAAACGAATCCTCAGGTTCTGGACAGTGCTATGAAAACACCGTCAAAAGTGGTTAATGAATTGTCACCCACTTTTAGTCCTGTGAATCCATCAAAAGGCTCAAGTAGGAGCTTGTTAAAAGCTTCTGTTGCGAGAGAATTGCTGAAGCTAGATCCTGAAAATGTACTATCAAATCAGCAGAAAAAAGATTCCAGAAGAGGGAAGGATAAGGCCAATGCCAGTATTTTATTCAGCCAGCATTTGGATGACGATGTTATCAAGCGTCAGAAGAAGGTAAACTATATTTCTATGTATATTCTTGTTAGTAATCATCACTTTGAATGAGGTATATTCATGATGACCTATGATGTAGATCTTGGCACGCTTAGGAGTTTGTGAAGCATTTTCGATGGCCGATGCAACACACTTTGTTGCAGATAGATTTTGCCGCACAAAGAATATGCTACAAGCAATAACTATGGGCAAGCCAGTAGTTACATCAATGTGGCTTGAAAATTGTGCACAAGCAGGCTGTTTTATTGATGAAAGGAAATATATTATGAGGgacgaaaaaaaggaaaaggagatAGGTTTCAGCATGCTTATATCACTGGCCTCAGCTTGCAAACaccctcttcttctggtactgTGAAGATTGTAATCCTATTTCATCTATGCATGCCGTCAATTCAGTTTTTTTTTACTGAAAATTCATTTACAGGGAAAAAGAGTCTTTGTAACATCAAATGTTAAACCAAGTCAAGTAGTGATGACTAGCTTGGTTAAGTCATCATCAGGGCAGGTCAGCCATTTTTCCAAAATATTCTAAGCTTTTGTTTGTGTTTGAAATTTGAACTACATGTTAACAGTGACTGGATTAGTTATGTGATAATTGTTTCGTAGGAAACAGTAAGGGGGTCCCTACTGGTTAATATGTCAAGGACAATGATATAGGTTATTCACAAAATATAAGTACCCTTTTAGGAAAACAAGACTTGCTCTGGAATCTTTTTCTATTGCCATCTTTGCATTTTGTATCAGCAAGAGCGTTTTGAAACAAATAAACTAGGACAACCTGTACACCATAAGTCGAGTAAACTGGTTATCAAGTTAAATGGTTGATGAATCTTTTATACATGGAAACATTAGTTTTTTTTGGCAGATGGTAATAACATTTGTATGTTTGTTCTTACTGCTCTAAAGTTGAAAATATTCTAAATAGGCATCCTTGTCTCATGGTCTTTAGCATTTTCAACATGCTCATGAAACTATTTCCTTATGAATGCCCAGCCTGCTGCTTAAGATACAATTTTGGTACCCCATATTCATTATCCCTTTGCAAAAGATGTGAATAAACCAATTAAGTAGGACACTTGCCAATATATACTAGTATCAAGCAGGCAATTGCTGCTACACCTGTCAGTTGTATACTGCATGCAGTTTCCATCGGTACTTTGAAAAGCCATTTTTTTCTTCTCTTTTAATCAAAATATAGAAGTCGTATTCATCGCTGTATTAGTAGGAGGCATTCTGATGCATTCGGTGGTGTCTTGCTGAATACTTGAATAGTGAAACTGAACTTTTTGGTTTGTGTAACGCATCAGCAAGCTAACGGCTCTAAAAGTTTTTACTTCCACTGAATATTTATGGAATGTCAAAACacactttttttaaaaaaaagatgtTCACAGCTTATGCTTTTAGTACACAAACATGCAGCACCATCTTGTCTCAGCCTAACCTTTGTTTTCTCGGTTTTGTAGCCGCTAGAGAGGGTAGGACGATCCATAATGGAGGGAAAGGGAGTGCCTCCTGACCTGCTGGTAATCTCGTGCGAAGAAGACTACGAAGCTTGTGCGCCACTACTCGAGAAAGGTCGGGCATACTGCACCGTGCTTTGCATACTGTTTCCTTCTCAGGATCTGGGCAGCCAGCTAATTCACATAAGTACCCACCCAACCCAACAGGTGCTAGTGTTTTCAGCGTGGAGCTTCTACTGAACGGCATAGTCATCCAGAAACTGGAGTACGAGAGGTGAGTGAACCTAAGCCTGTTCCACCAACTGAAACATGCATTCTCAGTTCATTTTTTTCTACAATCAACACTCTTCTCTGTTGATTTTTGTGCAGGCACCGCCTTTTCATGGACCGAGTCAAACAGACCCGCTCGTCGCGGTGGTTGAAGGACACCGTGCAAGGCCGGTTCGTCCCTGTACCCAAGCGTCCCCGGGCCTAGGCAGCTCAAGACCAATGTATATGTAAGCCATGCGAAGCTGTTCTTGCTCGCCCCTTGGCCTCTCTCCAGCTGTAGGCCTGTGTAAATGTATGTGCCGGCCGCAGGTGCATCTGCCCTGCTGCCGCTGTGCTGGTTGCTTGATGCGGGCCTGATCTTTCTGTTTCTCTCCCCTGTATGTTGTGCATTATAGGTGTTCATATGTATTGTAGCCtgtttcttttttctctctctctctctagctcTTCTGAACATACATATGTTTACCCGACACAACTGAACCTTAGTGGCGATGAGATTGTCACGACGGTGGTAACTGAGGATTGATCTCCTTGTTAAGCCGGATGGCGGGAGACAACATGTACAGGTTTATGGGCCATGGGTCGTTATAATAAGTGATAGTGGGCTAATTCCTGTCTGGCTATATAATGCCGATTGCTATATAATGCCGATTGCTGTAATGAACTGGATACGATGAATACAGAAGAAACTTACCGCCTCTCTTCTCTTCTCGTTCTTCTTTCCTTGCTCTTCCCCTTTTCTGCTTCTTCGGTGATCACCGGAGAGTATCTTTGCTGGGACATCACAAATTGGCATTAGAGCCATAGCGGGCGCACCTTCATTGTCCGCTGGTCGTTCCAGACCGTCTCGCGGCTTCCTGTCGCAGAAGGGAGTTGGCAGTCCTTGTGAGTTGTCATCACGGCTCCTAGTCGACAGTCTGCGCAGGCGCGACTTCTGGCCACCACCATGGAGGAGGTTGAGAAGCGACTGGCCGAGAAGTTCCAGCAGGCAGTGGATGCGTCGACTTCAACGCTGATGGAGCTCTCGAAGAAGATGGATGGAATCGGATTGATGTCTGACAAATTGCAGGAGATGGAGAAGAGACAGATGGAGCAGGACAAGATAGTGTAATATCTGCAAACCAAAATTGATCTCTCGATGAAGTCGCTGGCACAAGTTTCCCAGGATCAAGCGAGGTTGGCAAATACTGTGGCCAATGCTACAAATGGGGTGAGTATGACAGGGAGGACTTCTTCGGGAGATGGGTTGATGGGAGCGCGTCCTCCTGTCATTCCGGTTCGACAACAGGTATTTCAAACTCACATTCCTGTGGTTGATCAGGGAGGAACTGTTACTAGCTCAGGTGGACAGGAGGAGTTATCCAGGGGAGTTGGGGAGAATGATCACTCGGGTAAAAAAGGATGGTTACCCAAGTTGGAGTTCCCTTTTTTTGATGGAGATGATGTTAGAATATGGCTAGACAATTGTGAGTCCTACTTCGACATGTATCAGATTCTAGAAGGGCTCAAGATAAATGCAACCTCAATGCATCTGAAAGGGAAGGCAGCCCACTGGTTTCAGGCTTGTCGCGATACTATTGGGGTATTCGATTGGCGTCAATTCAGAGCGGCTGTTTTGAATGAATTTGATGGCACTTCGCATGCTGATAAGATGTTGGAACTTCTGACTCTGAAGCAAACCAGCTCTGTGGTTGAATACAAGGCTCAGTTTGAGAAATTGGCTTATTACATCAAGCTCTTTGACAAGGCCATCAGCGAGATGTTTTTGGTTACACAGTTTGTTTTGGGTCTCAAACCAGAAATAAGAAATGGAGTGGAACTTCAGTTTCCCCAAACtgtgtgtaacaccctgaatttagggtataaattttctttctaattacctaccaaattcaggtgttactcttctctctctagtttctctctctctttttcttttgggtagatttagcttaattagtgagagattaattattttattttgtcaaaacaacaTGAGTCATAAaatattgcatcatgctgagcttaaatattctttgaattgttgcacatgtttgatttagtttgaatttgaaacttgatttgaatttgaattgaaaaccctaaggaaaataaaatagaaaaggtattagaaattccaggaaaatggAAAATCCCTTTCGGCCCAAGTCAGCCCAGAAGGCCAAGCCCCGCGCACCCTCAGCCCctaacaggcggaccccgcctgtcagcgccagcCCGCGCCCACGTTctttttctccctccctctctctcccgctCGTTGCCAgtggggccgatctgtcggcGCCGATCCCCTCGCGCACGCGCACGTCCTCTCTCGCTGGCCCGCGGACCCCACCCGTCAGGCCCCGTCCCTAACCTCCCGCCCACACActcccgccgtggacgcgccAACGTCCGCACGTTTTCCGACCACCTCCGCACGCCCTCGCCCCCTTTAGAGCCCGCACCCCGCTCGCCCACTTCCCCCTGCTCATTTGCGCCCTCAGTCGAGCACTCTTTCCCTACGCGTGTATCCAGGCAGCTCCGCCGTCGCTCACCAAAATCCGTCGCCGTTC of Zea mays cultivar B73 chromosome 8, Zm-B73-REFERENCE-NAM-5.0, whole genome shotgun sequence contains these proteins:
- the LOC100192867 gene encoding uncharacterized protein LOC100192867; translated protein: MRGEAGNDGGGGDTQLLDGATPRLGSPSSDDDGTQSEAYDWALYDETQPLDGAETQFVDQVEEEGVAGDWTETQLESGDEDGGSGNEDGGDDSDQVKTQQQVEDGERGNDGGGGDDNAGNWTKTQLDEVCEVYGANNFVGDMVEAQLVEESEEEDDDKDGLTDDGEHDLGEWGKTQLVEDSDEDIGDDELSDGTVVLSDNESLSEDERGTKSGTDKRDAKLGMEGSIEGLNGGIKKHDDNNNSVDSDASTDEEGDTSSGHLQMKLPSVHVASVRTCGISEPRNSLSVNCMKQWKQKAWVNTIHPLPKIVDESTSCSTSVGWVDNDSHGYVQNHDQDGAKSRDKCSTAKKLFADTTVEDGENNSRCIAGLSYVGSQEPGDLSQANAFDVVDRLISINGGLSSQETTPNKLEIAKPCVSSKRGTLMLAEKVDLGRSSNGKAEIFKFVDSLEDEGGGDFFSKNKDILLLKPIGRGKPRSHFTGAKKSSPKLSRGENKTGEALNKRNSKLPGRLETIPLTYSRLFKSDVESKRPSENRTKKNLLKVLDDLSNDKSLEEQEKADVVLNDVGPDTQMAVEAMDALVQCSPAKSLSSEHQSVLNRDMIAEKSRIAKSHSKNGSPQRASNIQEGVTTRSKKGKVTDFSAKPQKERLRGSKMQQSSESIVKVKHKQTKSVPEKSKVSKKFISENKYHETPVAHRTRHCGRNDPSAFIELSNKHLRRGKKMTGDNSTIGQVQNNHIATESGLSYFEKESTEQTCTNNDQDLQQPRYGSTQRTSVNNVRNLEARRVESTTVVTCRDSPSHPKRQRTPTKMIQSTAPAAASHEIPSELARPCKKRRIFIRSVSDLLKYAKREPSHGKSASMLSSIIEKSLAAYPVLNSSIRDDRKTSDVISSAQRLKESSHIENTSKSPKTNPQVLDSAMKTPSKVVNELSPTFSPVNPSKGSSRSLLKASVARELLKLDPENVLSNQQKKDSRRGKDKANASILFSQHLDDDVIKRQKKILARLGVCEAFSMADATHFVADRFCRTKNMLQAITMGKPVVTSMWLENCAQAGCFIDERKYIMRDEKKEKEIGFSMLISLASACKHPLLLGKRVFVTSNVKPSQVVMTSLVKSSSGQPLERVGRSIMEGKGVPPDLLVISCEEDYEACAPLLEKGASVFSVELLLNGIVIQKLEYERHRLFMDRVKQTRSSRWLKDTVQGRFVPVPKRPRA
- the LOC100192867 gene encoding uncharacterized protein isoform X1; the encoded protein is MRGEAGNDGGGGDTQLLDGATPRLGSPSSDDDGTQSEAYDWALYDETQPLDGAETQFVDQVEEEGVAGDWTETQLESGDEDGGSGNEDGGDDSDQVKTQQQVEDGERGNDGGGGDDNAGNWTKTQLDEVCEVYGANNFVGDMVEAQLVEESEEEDDDKDGLTDDGEHDLGEWGKTQLVEDSDEDIGDDELSDGTVVLSDNESLSEDERGTKSGTDKRDAKLGMEGSIEGLNGGIKKHDDNNNSVDSDASTDEEGDTSSVRTCGISEPRNSLSVNCMKQWKQKAWVNTIHPLPKIVDESTSCSTSVGWVDNDSHGYVQNHDQDGAKSRDKCSTAKKLFADTTVEDGENNSRCIAGLSYVGSQEPGDLSQANAFDVVDRLISINGGLSSQETTPNKLEIAKPCVSSKRGTLMLAEKVDLGRSSNGKAEIFKFVDSLEDEGGGDFFSKNKDILLLKPIGRGKPRSHFTGAKKSSPKLSRGENKTGEALNKRNSKLPGRLETIPLTYSRLFKSDVESKRPSENRTKKNLLKVLDDLSNDKSLEEQEKADVVLNDVGPDTQMAVEAMDALVQCSPAKSLSSEHQSVLNRDMIAEKSRIAKSHSKNGSPQRASNIQEGVTTRSKKGKVTDFSAKPQKERLRGSKMQQSSESIVKVKHKQTKSVPEKSKVSKKFISENKYHETPVAHRTRHCGRNDPSAFIELSNKHLRRGKKMTGDNSTIGQVQNNHIATESGLSYFEKESTEQTCTNNDQDLQQPRYGSTQRTSVNNVRNLEARRVESTTVVTCRDSPSHPKRQRTPTKMIQSTAPAAASHEIPSELARPCKKRRIFIRSVSDLLKYAKREPSHGKSASMLSSIIEKSLAAYPVLNSSIRDDRKTSDVISSAQRLKESSHIENTSKSPKTNPQVLDSAMKTPSKVVNELSPTFSPVNPSKGSSRSLLKASVARELLKLDPENVLSNQQKKDSRRGKDKANASILFSQHLDDDVIKRQKKILARLGVCEAFSMADATHFVADRFCRTKNMLQAITMGKPVVTSMWLENCAQAGCFIDERKYIMRDEKKEKEIGFSMLISLASACKHPLLLGKRVFVTSNVKPSQVVMTSLVKSSSGQPLERVGRSIMEGKGVPPDLLVISCEEDYEACAPLLEKGASVFSVELLLNGIVIQKLEYERHRLFMDRVKQTRSSRWLKDTVQGRFVPVPKRPRA